A part of Oncorhynchus kisutch isolate 150728-3 linkage group LG2, Okis_V2, whole genome shotgun sequence genomic DNA contains:
- the LOC109866740 gene encoding transcription factor Sp3 isoform X1 — protein MTAPEQPVKQEEMAALDVDSSQSEFLQQDCGTGDQDTQSSSLALLAATCSKIESASSDGGNGAAAAVTTDLTSIQLTGNPDRWEVLTPTTTRKEEPGAVHIQSRGIVTSNGQYVLPLQNLQNQPIFVTSGSDTSANTVPNIQYIQTADGQQLSFSTSSEDGATLSQDATGQIQILPDGTQTISVTGAGDILTNNQNLISQTGHVQQIQGVSIGSSTFNNQGQVVTNVPMGLPGNITFVPISSVDLDSLGLSGAQTIATGVTSDGQLIMTSQPVDSSESLEKTGDQHSQTLSVNDSNANADMYVPTSSAQLPEAMDETGVLTQAPEATDPSGLQGYIQQNQVQNIQVSSGQSIIQLQQVPVQTSDGQLVQAAGGQTMQNVQLINPGTFIIQAQTVTASGQIQWQTFQVQGVQNLQNLQLSTNPAQQITLAPLQTLSLGQGEAQQIPNLQTVTVNSLVQAGIQYQQAEDTNSPGDVQIKEEPDSEDWQLGSDSTLNTSDLSHLRVRLEDEEDQLGEGGKRLRRVACTCPNCKEAGGRGSNMGKKKQHICHIPGCGKVYGKTSHLRAHLRWHSGERPFVCSWMYCGKRFTRSDELQRHRRTHTGEKKFVCPECSKRFMRSDHLAKHIKTHQNKKGVMNSVSNAVVGSMESAGSSDSIITAGGTTLILTNIQQGSSNSQDILANTEIPLQLVTIAAGEVLEMAESQ, from the exons ATGACTG CCCCAGAACAGCCAGTGAAACAAGAGGAAATGGCTGCCTTGGACGTGGACAGCAGTCAAAGCGAGTTTCTGCAGCAAGACTGTGGCACAGGAGATCAG GACACTCAGTCGTCATCGCTCGCTCTGCTGGCAGCTACCTGCAGCAAGATCGAGTCGGCATCATCAGATGGGGGTAACGGTGCTGCCGCTGCAGTG ACGACAGACCTAACATCCATCCAGTTAACAGGGAACCCAGATAGATGGGAGGTTTTGACCCCCACAACAACACGGAAGGAGGAACCTGGCGCGGTCCATATCCAGAGTCGGGGGATCGTGACATCAAACGGACAGTATGTTCTTCCTCTCCAGAACCTTCAGAACCAACCGATCTTTGTGACATCAGGAAGCGACACCTCCGCCAACACAGTGCCTAACATTCAGTACATTCAGACAGCTGATGGACAGCAATTGAGCTTCTCCACCTCCAGTGAGGACGGGGCCACTCTGAGCCAAGATGCCACAGGGCAGATCCAGATCTTGCCTGACGGAACTCAGACTATAAGTGTGACTGGGGCCGGAGACATCCTTACTAATAACCAGAACCTCATATCACAGACTGGTCATGTCCAGCAGATCCAGGGTGTTTCTATTGGCAGCTCCACCTTTAACAACCAGGGTCAGGTTGTCACTAATGTGCCTATGGGGTTGCCAGGGAACATCACCTTTGTCCCCATTAGCAGTGTGGACCTGGACTCCCTGGGCCTCTCTGGTGCTCAGACTATAGCAACAGGGGTCACTTCTGATGGCCAGCTCATCATGACCAGTCAGCCTGTGGACAGCTCTGAGAGTTTGGAGAAGACAGGTGACCAGCACTCGCAAACACTGTCTGTAAATGACTCGAATGCTAATGCAGACATGTATGTGCCAACGTCCTCCGCCCAGCTGCCTGAGGCCATGGATGAGACGGGTGTTCTAACCCAAGCCCCAGAGGCGACAGACCCCTCTGGTCTCCAGGGCTACATTCAGCAGAACCAGGTCCAGAACATCCAGGTGTCCTCAGGCCAGTCCATCATCCAGCTGCAACAGGTGCCAGTCCAGACCAGTGATGGTCAGCTGGTGCAGGCAGCAGGGGGACAGACCATGCAGAACGTTCAGCTCATCAACCCAGGGACCTTCATCATCCAGGCCCAGACCGTCACGGCCTCAGGGCAGATCCAGTGGCAGACCTTTCAGGTGCAGGGGGTCCAGAACCTCCAGAACCTCCAGCTGTCCACCAACCCAGCCCAGCAGATCACACTGGCCCCATTGCAAACCCTGTCTCTGGGCCAGGGAGAAGCGCAACAGATCCCCAACCTGCAGACTGTGACTGTCAACTCTTTGGTCCAGGCAGGCATTCAGTACCAGCAGGCAGAGGACACCAACAGCCCTGGAG ACGTCCAGATAAAGGAGGAGCCGGACTCCGAGGACTGGCAGCTGGGCAGTGACTCCACTCTGAACACCAGTGACCTTTCCCACCTGCGGGTCAGACTAGAGGACGAGGAGGACCAACTCGGCGAGGGGGGCAAGCGGCTACGCAGGGTGGCCTGCACCTGCCCCAATTGCAAAGAGGCTGGGGGGAG AGGATCCAACATGGGGAAGAAGAAGCAACACATCTGTCACATTCCGGGCTGTGGGAAGGTGTACGGGAAGACATCCCACCTGCGAGCGCACCTGCGCTGGCACTCAGGGGAGCGGCCCTTCGTCTGCAGCTGGATGTACTGTGGGAAGAGGTTCACACGCAGCGACGAACTGCAGAGACACAGAAGGACACATACAG gggAGAAGAAGTTTGTCTGCCCGGAATGTTCCAAGCGCTTCATGCGGAGCGACCACCTGGCCAAGCACATTAAAACTCACCAGAACAAGAAAGGAGTCATGAACTCTGTGAGCAACGCGGTGGTGGGCTCCATGGAGTCCGCGGGCTCGTCAGACAGCATCATCACGGCGGGCGGCACCACCCTCATCCTCACCAACattcagcagggctccagtaacTCCCAGGACATCCTGGCCAATACTGAAATCCCACTACAACTGGTCACTATAGCAGCCGGAGAAGTCCTAGAGATGGCCGAGTCACAGTGA
- the LOC109866740 gene encoding transcription factor Sp3 isoform X5, with product MAALDVDSSQSEFLQQDCGTGDQSSSLALLAATCSKIESASSDGGNGAAAAVTTDLTSIQLTGNPDRWEVLTPTTTRKEEPGAVHIQSRGIVTSNGQYVLPLQNLQNQPIFVTSGSDTSANTVPNIQYIQTADGQQLSFSTSSEDGATLSQDATGQIQILPDGTQTISVTGAGDILTNNQNLISQTGHVQQIQGVSIGSSTFNNQGQVVTNVPMGLPGNITFVPISSVDLDSLGLSGAQTIATGVTSDGQLIMTSQPVDSSESLEKTGDQHSQTLSVNDSNANADMYVPTSSAQLPEAMDETGVLTQAPEATDPSGLQGYIQQNQVQNIQVSSGQSIIQLQQVPVQTSDGQLVQAAGGQTMQNVQLINPGTFIIQAQTVTASGQIQWQTFQVQGVQNLQNLQLSTNPAQQITLAPLQTLSLGQGEAQQIPNLQTVTVNSLVQAGIQYQQAEDTNSPGDVQIKEEPDSEDWQLGSDSTLNTSDLSHLRVRLEDEEDQLGEGGKRLRRVACTCPNCKEAGGRGSNMGKKKQHICHIPGCGKVYGKTSHLRAHLRWHSGERPFVCSWMYCGKRFTRSDELQRHRRTHTGEKKFVCPECSKRFMRSDHLAKHIKTHQNKKGVMNSVSNAVVGSMESAGSSDSIITAGGTTLILTNIQQGSSNSQDILANTEIPLQLVTIAAGEVLEMAESQ from the exons ATGGCTGCCTTGGACGTGGACAGCAGTCAAAGCGAGTTTCTGCAGCAAGACTGTGGCACAGGAGATCAG TCGTCATCGCTCGCTCTGCTGGCAGCTACCTGCAGCAAGATCGAGTCGGCATCATCAGATGGGGGTAACGGTGCTGCCGCTGCAGTG ACGACAGACCTAACATCCATCCAGTTAACAGGGAACCCAGATAGATGGGAGGTTTTGACCCCCACAACAACACGGAAGGAGGAACCTGGCGCGGTCCATATCCAGAGTCGGGGGATCGTGACATCAAACGGACAGTATGTTCTTCCTCTCCAGAACCTTCAGAACCAACCGATCTTTGTGACATCAGGAAGCGACACCTCCGCCAACACAGTGCCTAACATTCAGTACATTCAGACAGCTGATGGACAGCAATTGAGCTTCTCCACCTCCAGTGAGGACGGGGCCACTCTGAGCCAAGATGCCACAGGGCAGATCCAGATCTTGCCTGACGGAACTCAGACTATAAGTGTGACTGGGGCCGGAGACATCCTTACTAATAACCAGAACCTCATATCACAGACTGGTCATGTCCAGCAGATCCAGGGTGTTTCTATTGGCAGCTCCACCTTTAACAACCAGGGTCAGGTTGTCACTAATGTGCCTATGGGGTTGCCAGGGAACATCACCTTTGTCCCCATTAGCAGTGTGGACCTGGACTCCCTGGGCCTCTCTGGTGCTCAGACTATAGCAACAGGGGTCACTTCTGATGGCCAGCTCATCATGACCAGTCAGCCTGTGGACAGCTCTGAGAGTTTGGAGAAGACAGGTGACCAGCACTCGCAAACACTGTCTGTAAATGACTCGAATGCTAATGCAGACATGTATGTGCCAACGTCCTCCGCCCAGCTGCCTGAGGCCATGGATGAGACGGGTGTTCTAACCCAAGCCCCAGAGGCGACAGACCCCTCTGGTCTCCAGGGCTACATTCAGCAGAACCAGGTCCAGAACATCCAGGTGTCCTCAGGCCAGTCCATCATCCAGCTGCAACAGGTGCCAGTCCAGACCAGTGATGGTCAGCTGGTGCAGGCAGCAGGGGGACAGACCATGCAGAACGTTCAGCTCATCAACCCAGGGACCTTCATCATCCAGGCCCAGACCGTCACGGCCTCAGGGCAGATCCAGTGGCAGACCTTTCAGGTGCAGGGGGTCCAGAACCTCCAGAACCTCCAGCTGTCCACCAACCCAGCCCAGCAGATCACACTGGCCCCATTGCAAACCCTGTCTCTGGGCCAGGGAGAAGCGCAACAGATCCCCAACCTGCAGACTGTGACTGTCAACTCTTTGGTCCAGGCAGGCATTCAGTACCAGCAGGCAGAGGACACCAACAGCCCTGGAG ACGTCCAGATAAAGGAGGAGCCGGACTCCGAGGACTGGCAGCTGGGCAGTGACTCCACTCTGAACACCAGTGACCTTTCCCACCTGCGGGTCAGACTAGAGGACGAGGAGGACCAACTCGGCGAGGGGGGCAAGCGGCTACGCAGGGTGGCCTGCACCTGCCCCAATTGCAAAGAGGCTGGGGGGAG AGGATCCAACATGGGGAAGAAGAAGCAACACATCTGTCACATTCCGGGCTGTGGGAAGGTGTACGGGAAGACATCCCACCTGCGAGCGCACCTGCGCTGGCACTCAGGGGAGCGGCCCTTCGTCTGCAGCTGGATGTACTGTGGGAAGAGGTTCACACGCAGCGACGAACTGCAGAGACACAGAAGGACACATACAG gggAGAAGAAGTTTGTCTGCCCGGAATGTTCCAAGCGCTTCATGCGGAGCGACCACCTGGCCAAGCACATTAAAACTCACCAGAACAAGAAAGGAGTCATGAACTCTGTGAGCAACGCGGTGGTGGGCTCCATGGAGTCCGCGGGCTCGTCAGACAGCATCATCACGGCGGGCGGCACCACCCTCATCCTCACCAACattcagcagggctccagtaacTCCCAGGACATCCTGGCCAATACTGAAATCCCACTACAACTGGTCACTATAGCAGCCGGAGAAGTCCTAGAGATGGCCGAGTCACAGTGA